A region of Vitis vinifera cultivar Pinot Noir 40024 chromosome 13, ASM3070453v1 DNA encodes the following proteins:
- the LOC100852683 gene encoding putative disease resistance RPP13-like protein 1, which translates to MAGFVGEAVLSGFIQKLVDMVASPELWKYAREEQVDSELNEWKKILMKIYAVLHDAEDKQMTNPLVKMWLHDLRDLAYDLEDILDDFATQALRRNLIVAQPQPPTGTVRSILSYVSTSLTLSAAWSNLSMGSKIEEITARLQDISAQKKHLDLRDVSAGWSGRKRLRRLPSTSLVIESRIYGRETDKAAILAMLLKDDPSDDEVCVIPIVGMGGIGKTTLAQLAFNDDKVKDHFDLRAWVCVSDDFDVLRVTKTILQSLSPHTRYANNLNLLQIELREKLYRKKFLLILDDVWNENFDEWDILCMPMRAGASGSKLIVTTRNKGVVSVTGTCSAYPLQELSYDDCLSLFTRQALGARNFDAYPHLKEVGEEIVRRCKGLPLAAKALGGMLRNQLNRRAWEDILTSKIWDLPEEKSHILPALKLSYHHLPSHLKRCFAYCSIFPKDYEFHKDELILLWMAEGFLQQTKGDNQPEKLGCEYFDDLFSRSFFQQSTQNSSQFLMHDLINDLAQSISGDICYNFDDELENNKQSTAVSEKARHLSFNRQRYEMMRKFEAFHKAKCLRTLPDSVGHLYNLQTLILRNCYRLVELPMGIGGLINLRHVDISGAVQLQEMPPQMGNLTNLQTLSDFIVGKGSRSGVKELKNLLGLQGKLSISGLHNVVDIQDARSVNLQKKQNIKELTLKWSSDFGESRNKMNERLVLEWLQPHRNLEKLTIAFYGGPNFPSWIKNPSFPLMTHLVLKNCKICTSLPALGQLSLLKNLHIEGMSEVRTIDEDFYGGIVKSFPSLEFLKFENMPTWKDWFFPDADEQVGPFPFLRELTIRRCSKLGIQLPDCLPSLVKLDIFGCPNLKVPFSGFASLGELSLEECEGVVFRSGVGSCLETLAIGRCHWLVTLEEQMLPCKLKILKIQDCANLEELPNGLQSLISLQELKLERCPKLISFPEAALSPLLRSLVLQNCPSLICFPNGELPTTLKHMRVEDCENLESLPEGMMHHKSSSTVSKNTCCLEKLWIKNCASLKFFPTGELPSTLELLCIWGCANLESISEKMLPNGTALEYLDIRGYPNLKILPECLTSLKELHIDDCGGQECFPKRGLSTPNLMHLRIWRCVNLRSLPQQMKNLTSVHTLSIWGCPGVESFPEGGLPPNLTSLYVGLCQNLKTPISEWGLLTLTSLSELSICGVFPNMASFSDEECLLPPSLTYLFISELESLTSLALQNPMSLTELGIECCCKLSSLELPATLGRLEITGCPIIKESCLKEKGGYWPNFSHIPCIQIDGSYIH; encoded by the exons atggctGGTTTTGTTGGAGAAGCCGTTTTGTCTGGGTTCATTCAGAAGTTGGTCGACATGGTCGCCTCGCCGGAGCTGTGGAAGTACGCACGTGAAGAGCAAGTGGATTCTGAACTGAACGAGTGGAAGAAAATATTGATGAAGATCTACGCAGTGCTCCATGACGCGGAGGACAAGCAGATGACAAACCCCCTGGTGAAGATGTGGCTACACGACCTCAGAGACTTGGCTTATGATCTGGAGGACATCTTGGACGACTTCGCCACCCAAGCTTTGCGACGCAACTTGATCGTGGCTCAACCCCAACCGCCCACTGGTACCGTTCGGAGCATTTTATCTTATGTGTCTACTAGTCTCACTTTGAGTGCTGCTTGGTCCAATTTAAGTATGGGTTCCAAGATAGAGGAGATCACTGCCAGATTGCAAGATATTTCAGCCCAAAAAAAGCACCTGGATTTAAGAGATGTTTCTGCTGGTTGGTCTGGTAGAAAGAGACTACGGAGACTGCCATCCACTTCTTTGGTGATTGAATCTCGTATTTATGGCAGGGAGACAGATAAAGCTGCCATACTTGCCATGCTGCTCAAGGACGATCCAAGTGATGATGAAGTCTGCGTGATCCCTATCGTCGGCATGGGAGGTATAGGCAAAACTACTCTTGCTCAACTTGCGTTTAATGACGATAAAGTGAAGGATCATTTTGATTTGCGAGCTTGGGTCTGTGTTTCCGATGATTTTGATGTTTTGAGGGTGACCAAAACTATTCTGCAATCACTTTCTCCACATACACGTTATGCCAACAATCTTAATTTGCTTCAGATTGAGCTCAGGGAGAAACTTTACCGGAAGAAATTTCTTCTTATCTTGGACGACGTTTGGAATGAGAATTTTGATGAATGGGATATTTTGTGCATGCCGATGAGAGCCGGAGCGTCAGGTAGTAAGCTTATTGTCACAACCCGTAATAAAGGGGTTGTATCTGTTACCGGAACTTGTTCAGCTTATCCCCTTCAGGAGTTATCATATGATGATTGTCTATCTTTATTCACCCGACAAGCATTAGGGGCAAGAAACTTTGATGCTTATCCACACCTGAAAGAAGTTGGAGAGGAGATAGTCAGAAGGTGCAAAGGCTTGCCTTTGGCAGCAAAGGCGCTTGGTGGCATGTTGCGCAATCAACTAAATCGCAGAGCATGGGAAGATATATTAACAAGCAAGATATGGGATCTCCCGGAGGAGAAAAGTCATATTCTTCCGGCTCTCAAGCTAAGCTACCATCATCTTCCTTCTCATTTGAAGCGGTGTTTTGCTTATTGCTCGATATTTCCAAAAGACTATGAATTCCACAAAGATGAATTAATCCTATTATGGATGGCAGAAGGTTTTCTGCAACAAACAAAGGGAGACAACCAGCCTGAGAAGTTAGGTTGTGAGTACTTTGATGATTTATTCTCAAGGTCATTTTTTCAACAGTCAACTCAAAATTCATCCCAATTTTTAATGCATGATCTTATTAACGATCTAGCTCAATCTATTTCCGGAGACATATGCtataattttgatgatgagtTAGAGAATAATAAGCAATCCACGGCTGTTTCAGAGAAGGCTCGTCATTTGTCATTCAATCGTCAACGTTACGAGATGATGAGAAAATTCGAAGCGTTTCATAAGGCTAAGTGTTTGCGGAC GTTACCCGATTCAGTGGGTCATCTTTATAATTTGCAAACACTGATATTACGCAATTGCTATAGACTTGTTGAGTTGCCTATGGGAATTGGAGGCCTCATCAACCTTCGACATGTTGATATTTCTGGTGCAGTTCAACTACAGGAGATGCCCCCTCAAATGGGAAACTTAACCAATTTGCAAACATTATCCGACTTTATTGTGGGCAAAGGTAGCAGGTCGGGTGTCAAAGAATTAAAGAATTTGCTGGGTCTCCAAGGAAAGCTTTCTATTTCAGGGTTGCATAATGTGGTAGATATTCAAGATGCAAGGAGTGTTAATTTACAGAAGAAGCAGAACATCAAAGAGTTAACACTGAAATGGAGCAGTGATTTTGGTGaatcaagaaataaaatgaatgagagGCTTGTTTTAGAGTGGCTACAACCTCATAGAAATCTGGAAAAGCTCACCATTGCATTCTATGGTGGACCAAACTTTCCAAGTTGGATAAAGAATCCCTCATTCCCTTTAATGACACACTTGGTTCTCAAGAATTGCAAGATATGCACATCGTTACCGGCTCTCGGCCAATTATCCTTACTCAAAAACTTGCATATCGAAGGGATGAGTGAAGTTAGAACCATAGATGAGGACTTTTATGGAGGGATTGTCAAGTCTTTTCCATCCTTGGAGTTTCTGAAGTTTGAAAATATGCCAACATGGAAAGATTGGTTTTTTCCAGATGCAGATGAACAAGTGGGACCATTTCCATTCCTTCGAGAACTTACAATAAGGAGATGCTCAAAGCTAGGTATACAGTTGCCTGATTGCCTACCTTCTCTGGTTAAACTTGATATCTTTGGGTGTCCAAATTTGAAAGTTCCCTTTTCAGGATTTGCATCTCTTGGTGAATTAAGTTTAGAAGAATGTGAAGGGGTGGTGTTCAGAAGTGGGGTTGGTAGTTGTCTTGAAACATTAGCTATTGGACGGTGTCACTGGCTTGTAACGTTGGAGGAGCAAATGCTACCTTGcaaacttaaaattttgaaaatacaaGACTGTGCTAACCTGGAGGAGCTGCCAAACGGATTGCAAAGTCTCATATCTCTCCAAGAGTTGAAATTAGAGAGGTGCCCCAAACTGATTTCATTTCCAGAGGCCGCTTTGTCACCCTTGCTCAGATCTCTGGTGCTGCAGAACTGCCCATCTCTCATATGCTTTCCAAATGGTGAGCTGCCCACCACGCTCAAGCATATGAGGGTTGAAGATTGTGAAAATTTGGAGTCTCTACCAGAGGGAATGATGCACCACAAGTCCTCTTCCACTGTAAGCAAAAACACTTGTTGCCTTGAAAAATTGTGGATAAAGAATTGTGCCTCTCTCAAGTTCTTTCCGACAGGAGAGTTACCCTCCACCCTTGAGCTCCTTTGTATTTGGGGATGCGCAAACTTGGAGTCAATATCAGAGAAAATGTTACCCAATGGCACAGCTCTTGAATATTTAGACATAAGGGGCTATCCAAATCTGAAAATCCTACCAGAATGCCTTACAAGCCTCAAGGAGCTCCACATAGACGATTGTGGAGGTCAGGAGTGTTTTCCAAAAAGAGGGTTGTCAACCCCCAACCTCATGCACCTTCGTATTTGGAGATGTGTGAATCTCAGGTCCCTTCCACAGCAAATGAAAAACCTCACATCTGTTCACACTCTCAGCATATGGGGTTGTCCAGGAGTGGAATCCTTTCCAGAAGGGGGTTTGCCCCCCAATCTAACATCACTTTACGTTGGATTGTGTCAGAATCTGAAAACACCCATATCTGAATGGGGACTCCTTACCCTCACCtctctttctgaattgtccatttGTGGAGTGTTTCCCAATATGGCTTCTTTTTCGGATGAAGAGTGTCTGCTTCCTCCATCTCTGACCTATCTTTTCATCAGTGAACTGGAATCTTTAACCTCCCTGGCTCTCCAAAATCCGATGTCTCTTACTGAACTAGGTATTGAGTGTTGCTGCAAGCTCAGTTCCTTGGAGTTGCCTGCAACACTTGGAAGACTTGAAATCACTGGTTGTCCTATTATAAAAGAAAGCTGCTTAAAGGAGAAGGGAGGATACTGGCCCAACTTCTCCCACATCCCCTGCATTCAAATAGATGGCTCATACATCCATTGA
- the LOC132254949 gene encoding putative disease resistance RPP13-like protein 1: MAGFVGEAVLSGFIQKLVDMVASPELWKYAREEQVDSELNEWKKILMKIYAVLHDAEDKQMTNPLVKMWLHDLRDLAYDLEDILDDFATQALRRNLIVAQPQPPTGTVRSILSYVSTSLTLSAAWSNLSMGSKIEEITARLQDISAQKKHLDLRDVSAGWSGRKRLRRLPSTSLVIESRIYGRETDKAAILAMLLKDDPSDDEVCVIPIVGMGGIGKTTLAQLAFNDDKVKDHFDLRAWVCVSDDFDVLRVTKTILQSLSPHTRYANNLNLLQIELREKLYRKKFLLILDDVWNENFDEWDILCMPMRAGASGSKLIVTTRNKGVVSVTGTCSAYPLQELSYDDCLSLFTRQALGARNFDAYPHLKEVGEEIVRRCKGLPLAAKALGGMLRNQLNRRAWEDILTSKIWDLPEEKSHILPALKLSYHHLPSHLKRCFAYCSIFPKDYEFHKDELILLWMAEGFLQQTKGDNQPEKLGCEYFDDLFSRSFFQQSTQNSSQFLMHDLINDLAQSISGDICYNFDDELENNKQSTAVSEKARHLSFNRQRYEMMRKFEAFHKAKCLRTLVALPLTTFSTYFISSKVLDDLLKEMKCLRVLSLSGYFISEMLPNSIGGLKHLRYLNLSDSLMNRLPDSVGHLYNLQTLILRNCYRLVELPMGIGGLINLRHVDISGAVQLQEMPPQMGNLTNLQTLSDFIVGKGSRSGVKELKNLLGLQGKLSISGLHNVVDIQDARSVNLQKKQNIKELTLKWSSDFGESRNKMNERLVLEWLQPHRNLEKLTIAFYGGPNFPSWIKNPSFPLMTHLVLKNCKICTSLPALGQLSLLKNLHIEGMSEVRTIDEDFYGGIVKSFPSLEFLKFENMPTWKDWFFPDADEQVGPFPFLRELTIRRCSKLGFASLGELSLEECEGVVFRSGVGSCLETLAIGRCHWLVTLEEQMLPCKLKILKIQDCANLEELPNGLQSLISLQELKLERCPKLISFPEAALSPLLRSLVLQNCPSLICFPNGELPTTLKHMRVEDCENLESLPEGMMHHKSSSTVSKNTCCLEKLWIKNCASLKFFPTGELPSTLELLCIWGCANLESISEKMLPNGTALEYLDIRGYPNLKILPECLTSLKELHIDDCGGQECFPKRGLSTPNLMHLRIWRCVNLRSLPQQMKNLTSVHTLSIWGCPGVESFPEGGLPPNLTSLYVGLCQNLKTPISEWGLLTLTSLSELSICGVFPNMASFSDEECLLPPSLTYLFISELESLTSLALQNPMSLTELGIECCCKLSSLELPATLGRLEITGCPIIKESCLKEKGGYWPNFSHIPCIQIDGSYIH; this comes from the exons atggctGGTTTTGTTGGAGAAGCCGTTTTGTCTGGGTTCATTCAGAAGTTGGTCGACATGGTCGCCTCGCCGGAGCTGTGGAAGTACGCACGTGAAGAGCAAGTGGATTCTGAACTGAACGAGTGGAAGAAAATATTGATGAAGATCTACGCAGTGCTCCATGACGCGGAGGACAAGCAGATGACAAACCCCCTGGTGAAGATGTGGCTACACGACCTCAGAGACTTGGCTTATGATCTGGAGGACATCTTGGACGACTTCGCCACCCAAGCTTTGCGACGCAACTTGATCGTGGCTCAACCCCAACCGCCCACTGGTACCGTTCGGAGCATTTTATCTTATGTGTCTACTAGTCTCACTTTGAGTGCTGCTTGGTCCAATTTAAGTATGGGTTCCAAGATAGAGGAGATCACTGCCAGATTGCAAGATATTTCAGCCCAAAAAAAGCACCTGGATTTAAGAGATGTTTCTGCTGGTTGGTCTGGTAGAAAGAGACTACGGAGACTGCCATCCACTTCTTTGGTGATTGAATCTCGTATTTATGGCAGGGAGACAGATAAAGCTGCCATACTTGCCATGCTGCTCAAGGACGATCCAAGTGATGATGAAGTCTGCGTGATCCCTATCGTCGGCATGGGAGGTATAGGCAAAACTACTCTTGCTCAACTTGCGTTTAATGACGATAAAGTGAAGGATCATTTTGATTTGCGAGCTTGGGTCTGTGTTTCCGATGATTTTGATGTTTTGAGGGTGACCAAAACTATTCTGCAATCACTTTCTCCACATACACGTTATGCCAACAATCTTAATTTGCTTCAGATTGAGCTCAGGGAGAAACTTTACCGGAAGAAATTTCTTCTTATCTTGGACGACGTTTGGAATGAGAATTTTGATGAATGGGATATTTTGTGCATGCCGATGAGAGCCGGAGCGTCAGGTAGTAAGCTTATTGTCACAACCCGTAATAAAGGGGTTGTATCTGTTACCGGAACTTGTTCAGCTTATCCCCTTCAGGAGTTATCATATGATGATTGTCTATCTTTATTCACCCGACAAGCATTAGGGGCAAGAAACTTTGATGCTTATCCACACCTGAAAGAAGTTGGAGAGGAGATAGTCAGAAGGTGCAAAGGCTTGCCTTTGGCAGCAAAGGCGCTTGGTGGCATGTTGCGCAATCAACTAAATCGCAGAGCATGGGAAGATATATTAACAAGCAAGATATGGGATCTCCCGGAGGAGAAAAGTCATATTCTTCCGGCTCTCAAGCTAAGCTACCATCATCTTCCTTCTCATTTGAAGCGGTGTTTTGCTTATTGCTCGATATTTCCAAAAGACTATGAATTCCACAAAGATGAATTAATCCTATTATGGATGGCAGAAGGTTTTCTGCAACAAACAAAGGGAGACAACCAGCCTGAGAAGTTAGGTTGTGAGTACTTTGATGATTTATTCTCAAGGTCATTTTTTCAACAGTCAACTCAAAATTCATCCCAATTTTTAATGCATGATCTTATTAACGATCTAGCTCAATCTATTTCCGGAGACATATGCtataattttgatgatgagtTAGAGAATAATAAGCAATCCACGGCTGTTTCAGAGAAGGCTCGTCATTTGTCATTCAATCGTCAACGTTACGAGATGATGAGAAAATTCGAAGCGTTTCATAAGGCTAAGTGTTTGCGGACGTTAGTTGCTTTGCCACTCACTACATTTTCTACATATTTCATTTCAAGTAAGGTGCTAGATGaccttttaaaagaaatgaaatgttTGCGGGTATTGTCATTAAGCGGTTATTTCATAAGTGAGATGTTACCAAATTCCATAGGCGGTTTGAAACATCTGCGCTATTTGAATTTATCTGATTCTTTGATGAATAGGTTACCCGATTCAGTGGGTCATCTTTATAATTTGCAAACACTGATATTACGCAATTGCTATAGACTTGTTGAGTTGCCTATGGGAATTGGAGGCCTCATCAACCTTCGACATGTTGATATTTCTGGTGCAGTTCAACTACAGGAGATGCCCCCTCAAATGGGAAACTTAACCAATTTGCAAACATTATCCGACTTTATTGTGGGCAAAGGTAGCAGGTCGGGTGTCAAAGAATTAAAGAATTTGCTGGGTCTCCAAGGAAAGCTTTCTATTTCAGGGTTGCATAATGTGGTAGATATTCAAGATGCAAGGAGTGTTAATTTACAGAAGAAGCAGAACATCAAAGAGTTAACACTGAAATGGAGCAGTGATTTTGGTGaatcaagaaataaaatgaatgagagGCTTGTTTTAGAGTGGCTACAACCTCATAGAAATCTGGAAAAGCTCACCATTGCATTCTATGGTGGACCAAACTTTCCAAGTTGGATAAAGAATCCCTCATTCCCTTTAATGACACACTTGGTTCTCAAGAATTGCAAGATATGCACATCGTTACCGGCTCTCGGCCAATTATCCTTACTCAAAAACTTGCATATCGAAGGGATGAGTGAAGTTAGAACCATAGATGAGGACTTTTATGGAGGGATTGTCAAGTCTTTTCCATCCTTGGAGTTTCTGAAGTTTGAAAATATGCCAACATGGAAAGATTGGTTTTTTCCAGATGCAGATGAACAAGTGGGACCATTTCCATTCCTTCGAGAACTTACAATAAGGAGATGCTCAAAGCTAG GATTTGCATCTCTTGGTGAATTAAGTTTAGAAGAATGTGAAGGGGTGGTGTTCAGAAGTGGGGTTGGTAGTTGTCTTGAAACATTAGCTATTGGACGGTGTCACTGGCTTGTAACGTTGGAGGAGCAAATGCTACCTTGcaaacttaaaattttgaaaatacaaGACTGTGCTAACCTGGAGGAGCTGCCAAACGGATTGCAAAGTCTCATATCTCTCCAAGAGTTGAAATTAGAGAGGTGCCCCAAACTGATTTCATTTCCAGAGGCCGCTTTGTCACCCTTGCTCAGATCTCTGGTGCTGCAGAACTGCCCATCTCTCATATGCTTTCCAAATGGTGAGCTGCCCACCACGCTCAAGCATATGAGGGTTGAAGATTGTGAAAATTTGGAGTCTCTACCAGAGGGAATGATGCACCACAAGTCCTCTTCCACTGTAAGCAAAAACACTTGTTGCCTTGAAAAATTGTGGATAAAGAATTGTGCCTCTCTCAAGTTCTTTCCGACAGGAGAGTTACCCTCCACCCTTGAGCTCCTTTGTATTTGGGGATGCGCAAACTTGGAGTCAATATCAGAGAAAATGTTACCCAATGGCACAGCTCTTGAATATTTAGACATAAGGGGCTATCCAAATCTGAAAATCCTACCAGAATGCCTTACAAGCCTCAAGGAGCTCCACATAGACGATTGTGGAGGTCAGGAGTGTTTTCCAAAAAGAGGGTTGTCAACCCCCAACCTCATGCACCTTCGTATTTGGAGATGTGTGAATCTCAGGTCCCTTCCACAGCAAATGAAAAACCTCACATCTGTTCACACTCTCAGCATATGGGGTTGTCCAGGAGTGGAATCCTTTCCAGAAGGGGGTTTGCCCCCCAATCTAACATCACTTTACGTTGGATTGTGTCAGAATCTGAAAACACCCATATCTGAATGGGGACTCCTTACCCTCACCtctctttctgaattgtccatttGTGGAGTGTTTCCCAATATGGCTTCTTTTTCGGATGAAGAGTGTCTGCTTCCTCCATCTCTGACCTATCTTTTCATCAGTGAACTGGAATCTTTAACCTCCCTGGCTCTCCAAAATCCGATGTCTCTTACTGAACTAGGTATTGAGTGTTGCTGCAAGCTCAGTTCCTTGGAGTTGCCTGCAACACTTGGAAGACTTGAAATCACTGGTTGTCCTATTATAAAAGAAAGCTGCTTAAAGGAGAAGGGAGGATACTGGCCCAACTTCTCCCACATCCCCTGCATTCAAATAGATGGCTCATACATCCATTGA